The following nucleotide sequence is from Dehalococcoidia bacterium.
TATTAAGCATAATCTGGATCATGCCGGACTGAGCGCGCAAGCCCATGTATACCGCTTGAGCGCAATTAAGTCCATTTCCCTGCTCAAGAAGAAGTATGGTATAGTATTAATGGGACCACCCTACCGAGAACACGCCGTTATTGAAACCCTTGAGCAACTAGTAATTTCCCGCTTGGTCGGGGTTGGTTCAACCATTGCGGTAGAACACTCTTACCGTCTACCGCTGAGTTCAGTCTATGGAAATTTCCAGCTCGCTAAGGAACGCCGGCATGGCGATACCTGTATCTCAGTATATCAATAGGAGGGTTTATCTTGGCCATTGCTATTTATCCAGGAAGTTTTGACCCAGCAACTATGGGACACGTTGATATTGCGGAGCGAGCAGCAGCCCTATTCGAGCAACTGGTGGTGGCGGTCTACGATGACCCGCCGAAGCCCTTGCTGTTCACTGCCGCTGAAAGGGCGTCGTTGATGAAAAAGGCGCTGGCTCACGTTCCCAACATTCGGGTGGAACGCTACAACGGGCTTACTGTGGAGTTCGCTAGAAAGAGGAAAGCCGTTGCTATAGTGCGTGGCCTGAGAATGAGCTCAGACTTCGAAAGGGAATTCGAGATGGCCCTTATGAACAAGAAGCTCGCTCCGGATGTGGAACTGGTCTGCTTTATGACCAAGCTAGAGTTCGAATTTGTTAGCTCAAGCCTGCTTAAGGAGGCGGCCAAACTGGGGGGCGACATCGATGATCTGGTTCCGCCGCACGTGGCCACAGCCTTAAGAGAGAAACTTCTTAGGAGGTGATTAACCAAGAAGGGGAAGCGATATAAAAAATATCGACAATGAGGTATGAAATATAAGGAGGTATGACCGGTGGCCTATAAGATTACCGATGAGTGCATCAGTTGCGGTGCATGCGAGGCGGAATGTAAAAATGAGGCGATTAGTGAGGGCGAGACGACTTATGTAATAGACCCGGAAAAGTGCACCGAGTGTGTAGGAATCGCCGAAGAGTCGCGCTGTGCCGAGGTATGCCCGATCGACGATTGCTGTACCCCTGACCCAGAGCATAAAGAAACGAAGGAGCAGCTCCTGGCGAAGTGGCGCACGCTTCACCCGGGGGAGGAACCCGTCACGGGCACCTTTTAATGCTAGGCTAGTATTACCGTCGACCTACAACCAAGGTCTGAAAGCCGACCAGAGAATTTAACCACGGATTCTCAAAGTGGTAGAGGCTTGTTTCCTTAAACAGGGAAAGTAGCCTTAAATTTATCCTTTTCAATATGGGGAAGGAGATCCGGTCGAGGAAAAAAGCCTGGAACATATAGAACTGGCAGCCGAAGGCAAAGCCATCCCTCACTACCAGGTTGAGACCTGAGAGAGCCATCAGTCGGAAAAGCTCGAAGGTGGAGAGACTCCTTTCAGGGTAGAAGAGAAACCTCTGGCCCAACAGAAGCTTTGTCAGAGAGTGCAGAAAGGCGAACTTGTTGGGCACGGATATGATTACCAGACCCCCCGTTCGGCAAACCCGAGCGTGCTCCCGAATCATCTGCGCAGCTCGATCGATGGGGAAGTGCTCGATCACTCCCTCCGAGTAAACTACATCGAAGCTCTCATCCCTGAAGGGGAGCGAGAAACCATCGCCCTTCATCGCCTCCACCGTTACCCCGTGTTGTTGGGAGAAAAAGGAGAGCGAGGGGAAGGCGTCATCCTCAACCTCAACGCCCACACATTTGCAGTTCAGCTCCCTGGCTATTCGAGTAAGGATTCTGCCGCTGCCAAAGCCAACCTCAAGGACAAGCGACTCCCGAGGGATGTATTTGCGGAAGGTTTTATAGGCATATGGAAAATGCCAGGTGTCAGCTAAGAGCCACTCCGGAACATAAAGCCAAGAGGGCTTTATTGACATTATCTCCATCTAGTAGAGCCTGTTACACACGGTAAAAGCTTGAATAATTCCACCACTAGGCTGCCAAAATCGCCGTCATAGTGGTATGAATGCTATACTATTGGGCTTAGGCCAGGCTTCCCAATGGGCCTAATTCCCCACTATTATAATGAGAAGGTCGTTTTTATGCAGTAACCTTAGTAGTGGGTGAATCGGCACTGCCACCCTCTACTTCCGACCTACAGAAGCCAAAAAAGTAGCTCTACTGGAAGAATTCCCGCACGTCATCGCCGAAATCACCGGGAAGCAGGACAAGCACCGCAGGAAGCCAGTCTAGAAGCAGTTTGGCGATGCCCGAATCCTGAATGAAATTTGAGCCTAAATCGAACTTTACACTTGCTGCCAGTGCCGCTGCACAGAATAGGCCCCCCAGTGCCAGGCCGAATACGGCCCCACCAAGGCGGTCGACCCACCCCAGCAGTACCAACCTGATGAATCTCCTCAGGAAAGCAGCCAATATAACCGACACTATGAGTGTGCCGACAATGATGATGGCATAGCCAGCCCATCCGGCGTATTCGGTGTTCTCAATAGGCAGCCACCCGCCGACTGTGCCGTAGTAGTGACCAGCCAGGACAACGCCAATTATGAGCCCGATAAAAGGGAAGACCATGCTTATGAGTCCTCGCCATAGACCCATGAGTGTCGATAGCGCCAAAACGACTATGAGGACAATGTCGAACCAGTTCATAGACTTGCTCCTGCTGAGTTTACTAAAGCCATCCTAGAGCCTCCTCCAAGTCTCGCCATTCATTCTACCATATCTAGAATATCAAGATAAAGGACTGTACCCGTCCAGTACACTAGATACACATTACCGTTCGCCTATTGTGTTTGTCATCTCGAGGGAAGGTAAATCCACTACACTATACCAGGTATCAACTATCTATCTAAACGAGATCAGAGATTTTGGGGCCTTTACAAGCGGTAAGAAGCCTAATATAATAGTTATTGCAAGTGCTTCCCATTTGCAGTTATATCTGGAGGAGAAGGATCATGGTAGAAGTTCGGGAGCTAAAGGGGCAGAGGGTTACCAGCCAGCGGAAGCTACTTCTCGACCTGTTGCGCCACTCGGAAGGTCATCTAGATGCCGAGGAGCTTTACCGCCTGGCCAAGGAACGGGAACCTCATATCAGCCTTT
It contains:
- the rsmD gene encoding 16S rRNA (guanine(966)-N(2))-methyltransferase RsmD translates to MRIIAGKAKGQYIKSPKGIYIRPTSDLIRGALFSILESMDTDWSSVLDLYAGTGSMGLEALSRGAGWADFVEQNPRCYAVIKHNLDHAGLSAQAHVYRLSAIKSISLLKKKYGIVLMGPPYREHAVIETLEQLVISRLVGVGSTIAVEHSYRLPLSSVYGNFQLAKERRHGDTCISVYQ
- the coaD gene encoding pantetheine-phosphate adenylyltransferase, translated to MAIAIYPGSFDPATMGHVDIAERAAALFEQLVVAVYDDPPKPLLFTAAERASLMKKALAHVPNIRVERYNGLTVEFARKRKAVAIVRGLRMSSDFEREFEMALMNKKLAPDVELVCFMTKLEFEFVSSSLLKEAAKLGGDIDDLVPPHVATALREKLLRR
- a CDS encoding YfhL family 4Fe-4S dicluster ferredoxin, yielding MAYKITDECISCGACEAECKNEAISEGETTYVIDPEKCTECVGIAEESRCAEVCPIDDCCTPDPEHKETKEQLLAKWRTLHPGEEPVTGTF
- a CDS encoding class I SAM-dependent methyltransferase — its product is MSIKPSWLYVPEWLLADTWHFPYAYKTFRKYIPRESLVLEVGFGSGRILTRIARELNCKCVGVEVEDDAFPSLSFFSQQHGVTVEAMKGDGFSLPFRDESFDVVYSEGVIEHFPIDRAAQMIREHARVCRTGGLVIISVPNKFAFLHSLTKLLLGQRFLFYPERSLSTFELFRLMALSGLNLVVRDGFAFGCQFYMFQAFFLDRISFPILKRINLRLLSLFKETSLYHFENPWLNSLVGFQTLVVGRR
- a CDS encoding CvpA family protein, producing MNWFDIVLIVVLALSTLMGLWRGLISMVFPFIGLIIGVVLAGHYYGTVGGWLPIENTEYAGWAGYAIIIVGTLIVSVILAAFLRRFIRLVLLGWVDRLGGAVFGLALGGLFCAAALAASVKFDLGSNFIQDSGIAKLLLDWLPAVLVLLPGDFGDDVREFFQ